In one window of Candidatus Scalindua sp. DNA:
- a CDS encoding MerR family transcriptional regulator, whose translation MKRKLTITQIAEKVGVTARTIKRWEDSGKIKKAKRDWRGWRVYDQKDAREIIKFHDRVIMSE comes from the coding sequence ATGAAGAGGAAATTGACTATTACACAGATAGCTGAAAAGGTTGGAGTAACAGCCCGTACCATTAAAAGATGGGAAGATTCGGGTAAAATAAAGAAGGCAAAGAGGGATTGGAGAGGTTGGAGAGTTTACGACCAAAAAGATGCAAGGGAAATAATAAAATTTCATGACAGGGTAATAATGTCAGAGTAA
- a CDS encoding sigma-54 dependent transcriptional regulator produces the protein MREFLNDLLGSDYTVDCSADGGDAKKKLLDKSYDLVITDVIMPEVSGIEVLKYVKEKCPETSVIVVTGHSTIKQAVELVKLGADDYFSKPFNIDDMLLVIEKTLKHREFLNERKKLKETDGKPSIFPEIIGKAKVLKSIFEMMGKVAETDATVLIQGESGTGKELVARAIHEKSLRNGRSFIPINCGAIPETLLESELFGHEKGAFTGALVRKYGLFEVANEGTIFLDEIGEMSLTLQIKLLRVLETGTFRHIGDTKDIHVNVRIVAATNKNLKDAVENGEFREDLYYRLNVFPLTLPPLRERKEDLNLLVQYFLKKNRLDEKDVSFSDDAFKMLEKHNWPGNVRELENVIKRAGILCAGKEINVEHLPREIRYADNASLYGIGIYEKTFKDAKAEFEKNYLERLLERTSYDITRASKFAQVTRAYVYEMLKKYNIDYKRK, from the coding sequence ATGAGAGAATTTCTCAACGATCTCCTTGGTAGCGATTATACTGTGGATTGTTCTGCAGATGGCGGGGATGCGAAGAAGAAACTTCTCGATAAATCATATGATTTGGTAATAACAGATGTTATCATGCCGGAAGTAAGTGGCATTGAAGTACTGAAATATGTAAAAGAGAAGTGCCCGGAAACGTCAGTAATTGTGGTAACCGGCCACTCTACGATAAAACAGGCTGTTGAACTTGTTAAACTGGGAGCTGACGATTATTTTAGTAAGCCTTTTAATATTGATGATATGCTGCTCGTAATTGAGAAGACACTCAAACACAGGGAATTTCTCAATGAAAGGAAAAAATTAAAAGAGACAGATGGAAAACCGAGTATTTTCCCAGAGATCATTGGTAAAGCAAAGGTCTTGAAATCAATATTTGAGATGATGGGAAAGGTTGCAGAGACTGACGCTACCGTTTTGATTCAAGGCGAAAGTGGAACGGGGAAGGAGCTTGTTGCAAGGGCAATTCATGAGAAAAGTCTAAGGAATGGTCGTTCTTTTATTCCGATAAATTGTGGTGCTATTCCTGAAACATTGTTGGAAAGTGAGCTGTTTGGGCACGAAAAAGGTGCCTTTACTGGTGCTTTGGTGAGAAAATACGGTCTGTTTGAGGTGGCAAATGAGGGTACTATTTTCCTGGACGAAATTGGTGAAATGTCTCTTACGTTGCAAATAAAACTGTTGAGAGTATTAGAAACGGGAACTTTTAGACATATAGGTGACACGAAGGACATACATGTTAATGTAAGAATCGTTGCGGCTACAAACAAGAATCTGAAAGATGCCGTGGAAAATGGTGAATTCCGGGAAGATCTTTATTATAGACTAAATGTTTTTCCCCTTACACTTCCTCCACTCAGAGAGCGTAAGGAAGATCTGAACCTGCTGGTACAGTATTTTCTCAAGAAGAACAGATTGGATGAAAAAGACGTCAGCTTTTCAGACGACGCATTTAAGATGTTGGAAAAACACAACTGGCCAGGAAATGTAAGAGAACTGGAAAACGTTATTAAACGTGCTGGTATCCTTTGTGCCGGGAAAGAAATTAATGTCGAACACCTGCCAAGAGAAATACGGTATGCTGATAATGCTTCTTTATATGGAATTGGAATTTATGAAAAAACCTTTAAGGATGCAAAAGCAGAATTTGAAAAGAACTATCTCGAACGTCTGTTAGAAAGAACCTCGTATGATATAACCAGGGCATCAAAATTTGCTCAAGTGACAAGGGCATATGTGTATGAAATGTTAAAAAAATATAATATCGATTATAAAAGAAAATGA
- a CDS encoding polysaccharide export protein: MKRKNLLMLLCLVMFAGCTTFDEIQTGPTVNMENRLERLNGPYRLATPDVLEISVQDNPEIGTRAAIAPDGNVFMPLLGNVYVEGLTLLEVRKKIHKELGRFLKDIPEESVSVQVIGFNSKKVYVYSFGGGSVRAVPFTGDLKVLDALAQSGFLTRTDNLKKIKVVRGTNDPNKNPQRLVLNLTDIVKNGQTEKNIVLRPNDVVYIPPTLFGLIGYKFKDLLFPTEPIQRVGMMYGTAEMNALGFNPQKGVGGVGGSSGGNFQ; the protein is encoded by the coding sequence ATGAAAAGAAAAAATCTCCTGATGCTACTCTGCCTGGTGATGTTTGCCGGCTGTACAACTTTTGATGAGATACAAACTGGTCCAACTGTAAACATGGAGAACAGGCTGGAGCGTCTCAATGGGCCATACAGGCTTGCAACTCCGGACGTACTTGAAATCAGTGTACAGGATAATCCTGAAATCGGGACAAGGGCAGCTATTGCACCTGATGGAAATGTCTTCATGCCTCTATTGGGAAATGTATATGTTGAGGGGTTGACACTTTTGGAAGTGAGAAAAAAGATACATAAAGAATTAGGAAGATTCCTCAAAGACATTCCTGAAGAATCCGTCTCTGTACAGGTAATAGGATTCAACAGCAAGAAGGTCTATGTGTATAGTTTTGGGGGTGGCAGTGTAAGGGCAGTCCCCTTTACCGGTGATCTTAAGGTACTCGATGCACTTGCTCAGTCAGGCTTCTTGACACGGACGGATAATTTAAAAAAAATAAAGGTTGTGCGGGGGACAAATGACCCCAACAAAAATCCTCAAAGACTTGTTTTGAACCTCACCGATATCGTTAAAAACGGGCAGACAGAAAAGAACATTGTTCTCAGGCCGAACGATGTCGTGTATATCCCTCCCACATTGTTCGGATTGATTGGGTATAAGTTTAAAGATTTACTCTTCCCGACAGAACCTATTCAACGGGTGGGCATGATGTACGGCACGGCAGAAATGAATGCATTAGGTTTTAATCCACAAAAAGGGGTAGGGGGGGTTGGAGGCTCTTCGGGAGGCAATTTCCAATAA
- a CDS encoding AAA family ATPase, with the protein MYKEFYNLQENPFNLTPDPDFLYSSKAHQKAIAYLTYGLDTRKGIIQLTGEIGSGKTTILRSILAQKKNKLKYSFIVNPQATFEQLLRMMLQQLSVIDAEIKDTKDVLLHKFHNYLKEQLKQNLPVVLIFDEAQNIEVPVLEELRMLSNLETEKQKLVQIVFVGQPELREIFSLPILRQLKQRVAVACHLTALNREETEEYINHRLKIAGATGLPAFTKQACDEIYAYSNGIPRLINIVCDATLLAGYVEEKKTMDECIVKEVISGLEEDLI; encoded by the coding sequence ATGTATAAAGAATTCTATAACTTGCAAGAAAATCCATTTAACCTCACACCGGATCCTGATTTTCTCTATTCTAGCAAGGCACACCAGAAGGCTATAGCATATTTGACCTATGGGCTTGATACTCGAAAGGGAATTATACAACTTACCGGAGAAATAGGAAGTGGCAAAACTACTATCTTAAGATCTATTCTGGCTCAGAAAAAAAATAAACTGAAATATTCATTTATTGTAAACCCTCAGGCAACATTCGAACAGCTTCTGAGAATGATGCTTCAACAATTGTCTGTAATAGATGCTGAGATTAAGGATACGAAGGATGTTTTGTTGCATAAATTCCATAATTATCTCAAGGAGCAGTTGAAACAAAATTTACCTGTTGTTCTTATTTTTGATGAAGCGCAAAATATTGAGGTTCCGGTACTTGAAGAATTACGAATGCTGTCTAATCTTGAAACTGAAAAACAAAAACTTGTTCAGATTGTTTTCGTTGGGCAACCAGAGTTAAGAGAGATATTTTCGTTGCCAATCCTGAGACAACTAAAACAAAGGGTAGCCGTGGCGTGTCATTTAACTGCCTTAAATAGAGAGGAAACGGAGGAATACATAAATCACAGACTGAAAATTGCAGGTGCAACCGGGTTGCCGGCCTTTACAAAACAAGCGTGTGATGAAATATATGCGTATTCAAATGGAATACCACGTCTTATAAACATAGTTTGTGATGCTACTTTATTGGCTGGTTATGTTGAAGAAAAAAAGACAATGGATGAATGCATTGTGAAGGAAGTAATAAGCGGGTTGGAAGAAGATCTCATATAA
- a CDS encoding ATP-binding protein, giving the protein MPHQLNSEPRDTSNNEDFDKQVNARDLLHSLVENAGDGIIGIAKDGTILSWNLYAEKIFGYSKSEAIGRNIDIIVPQDKKDEKQRLLDKVIVENEVVKRFETERINKDGEKVVINATVSPIKNKTGQIVGTSEIYRTLSEEEFMRKRITQFEKLISMGKLAAEIAHQVNSPLGAVMGRIQLLLKNIDKFDKKIFVKNLEQMLGSCDHIRTTIGSLLDYTRRIVTKEPVSINDILDDSLKMMSHRLMIKRITLHKTFLEKLPSILGISGELIHVFVNIISNAIDAMENGGELKIVTDLIKASPPIDQDMVRVSISDNGHGICEKNVQKVFTPFFTTKDVGKGTGLGLSVVKRIVKMHKGDVTVLSKETQGAQFIFTFPVLNDSEKTD; this is encoded by the coding sequence ATGCCACATCAACTGAATTCAGAACCAAGAGATACGAGTAATAATGAGGATTTTGATAAACAGGTAAATGCCCGTGATCTCCTGCACTCTTTGGTGGAGAACGCTGGTGATGGGATTATCGGTATAGCAAAAGATGGAACTATCTTGTCCTGGAACCTATATGCTGAAAAAATTTTTGGATACAGTAAGTCAGAAGCTATAGGGAGAAATATCGATATTATCGTACCTCAGGATAAGAAGGATGAAAAACAGCGATTACTTGATAAGGTGATAGTTGAAAATGAAGTTGTAAAACGGTTTGAAACGGAGAGGATCAACAAGGATGGAGAGAAAGTTGTTATCAACGCAACAGTGTCTCCCATTAAAAACAAAACAGGTCAGATAGTGGGTACTTCAGAGATATACAGGACATTGAGTGAAGAAGAGTTTATGAGAAAGAGAATTACTCAATTTGAGAAACTCATTTCTATGGGGAAATTAGCTGCTGAGATTGCCCACCAGGTCAACAGCCCATTGGGTGCAGTCATGGGAAGGATTCAGCTGTTATTAAAGAATATTGACAAATTTGACAAAAAGATATTCGTAAAAAATCTGGAACAGATGTTAGGCAGCTGTGACCATATTCGAACTACCATAGGAAGTCTTTTAGATTATACAAGAAGAATAGTGACCAAAGAACCGGTATCCATAAATGATATATTAGATGATTCCCTAAAGATGATGTCCCATAGATTAATGATTAAGAGGATTACCCTGCATAAGACTTTTTTAGAAAAACTGCCATCTATCTTGGGAATAAGCGGGGAGTTAATCCATGTTTTTGTAAATATCATATCTAATGCGATTGATGCAATGGAAAATGGCGGAGAATTAAAGATTGTGACTGATTTGATAAAGGCTTCTCCTCCAATAGATCAGGACATGGTCCGGGTTTCAATAAGTGATAATGGGCATGGTATTTGCGAAAAAAATGTTCAAAAAGTCTTTACTCCGTTTTTTACGACAAAGGATGTTGGTAAGGGTACAGGCCTGGGACTCTCTGTAGTAAAAAGGATTGTGAAAATGCATAAAGGTGATGTGACGGTACTGAGCAAGGAGACACAAGGGGCCCAATTTATATTTACCTTTCCCGTTTTGAATGATAGTGAAAAAACAGACTAA
- a CDS encoding UDP-glucose/GDP-mannose dehydrogenase family protein — MNICVIGTGYVGLVTGACFAEFGLNVTCVDKDENKIKYLKAGKSPIYEPGLEELIQRNTKQGRLMFTTNVEEGVKSALVVFIAVGTPPKQNGESDLKYIKEVAKQIAHTMDGYKVIVTKSTVPVGTGKMISDIVKKNQKSKVNFDIASNPEFLREGSAIEDFLRPNRVVIGTSSDQAVAILKDLYRPLYLIESPFVVTNIETAEMIKYASNAFLATKISFINEIANLCERVGADVHMVSKGMGLDKRIGSKFLHPGPGFGGSCFPKDTRALAQIAKNNGYELKIVNAVMEVNKEQINIMIEKIKSAIDKFKGKTIGILGLSFKPNTDDIRESPAIELIKILEKRGSKIRVYDPVALDNTKEMLRNNKITYCKDSYEVATGANVLVIATEWNQFRMLDMKKVKKLLKDPVLVDLRNVYDPVYMKNLGFSYSSVGRV, encoded by the coding sequence ATGAATATTTGTGTAATTGGAACTGGTTATGTCGGTCTTGTTACCGGTGCCTGCTTTGCAGAATTTGGTCTCAATGTTACATGTGTTGACAAGGATGAAAACAAGATAAAATATTTGAAGGCGGGAAAGTCTCCTATTTATGAGCCAGGTCTCGAAGAATTGATCCAAAGAAATACCAAGCAGGGCAGGCTTATGTTTACTACAAATGTTGAAGAAGGGGTGAAATCGGCACTTGTTGTCTTTATTGCTGTCGGGACACCCCCAAAGCAAAATGGTGAATCTGACTTAAAGTATATAAAGGAAGTAGCAAAACAGATAGCACATACAATGGATGGTTACAAAGTAATAGTGACCAAGAGCACGGTTCCTGTCGGTACTGGGAAAATGATTTCAGATATAGTAAAGAAAAACCAGAAATCTAAGGTAAATTTTGATATAGCCTCCAACCCTGAATTTCTCAGAGAGGGATCGGCAATCGAAGATTTTTTGAGGCCAAACAGGGTCGTTATCGGGACTTCCAGCGATCAGGCCGTCGCTATTCTAAAGGATTTGTATAGACCTCTTTATCTGATTGAATCACCGTTTGTTGTTACGAATATTGAAACTGCAGAAATGATAAAGTATGCCTCAAATGCTTTTCTTGCGACAAAGATATCGTTTATAAATGAGATTGCGAATTTATGCGAAAGAGTGGGTGCAGATGTACATATGGTTTCTAAGGGAATGGGTTTGGATAAAAGAATTGGGTCGAAATTTTTACATCCTGGTCCAGGTTTTGGCGGCTCCTGTTTTCCGAAAGACACGAGGGCTTTAGCACAGATAGCAAAGAATAATGGTTATGAATTAAAGATTGTCAATGCGGTAATGGAAGTAAATAAAGAACAGATAAACATTATGATAGAAAAGATAAAGAGTGCAATTGATAAATTTAAAGGTAAGACAATTGGCATCCTTGGCCTCTCCTTTAAACCAAATACAGACGATATCAGAGAATCTCCTGCAATAGAGCTGATTAAAATCCTTGAGAAGCGAGGCTCTAAAATACGGGTATACGATCCTGTTGCGTTAGATAATACGAAAGAAATGTTAAGAAATAATAAAATAACGTACTGTAAAGATTCATATGAAGTAGCAACAGGTGCAAACGTCCTGGTCATTGCTACTGAATGGAACCAATTTAGAATGCTTGACATGAAAAAAGTCAAGAAACTACTAAAAGATCCTGTTTTGGTAGATTTGAGGAATGTGTATGATCCTGTTTATATGAAGAACCTGGGATTTTCCTATTCATCAGTGGGGAGAGTCTGA
- a CDS encoding CpsD/CapB family tyrosine-protein kinase, translating into MSKIEGALKKTKSELKKRREHESTAFAVRGKKTENGDGIQRPERNNQHLKVDSEMPGCENPITLALAKKGKENLSRYDSLCSQSHHDTMSQEAENIIQQAKPMELSREACSFNPKLRINGNYVDEHIVSYYDFLGKQTWEGPVMVHFRRLQLSLKKMLKNVERSKVLIIASATQKEGKSTIALNTAITLCSNNNKIVIIDCDLRKPSINRLLGFNPDKGVSDYLLEDLELEECSASGLMPGLTIIPAGNRQVNVCELLASDKMGRFISDLREQFDYVILDTPPVLAFPDTAILAPLSDGIVFVVNHKTTKKNLAKRAIETLHGCRVIGCVMNRSEISVSEYYGYGYEYGSSS; encoded by the coding sequence ATGTCTAAAATTGAAGGTGCGTTAAAAAAAACTAAAAGTGAATTAAAAAAAAGAAGGGAGCATGAATCCACTGCATTTGCGGTAAGAGGGAAAAAGACAGAAAATGGCGATGGAATTCAAAGGCCAGAAAGAAATAACCAGCACTTGAAAGTCGATAGTGAGATGCCCGGGTGTGAAAACCCTATTACATTGGCTCTTGCGAAGAAAGGAAAGGAAAATCTCTCAAGGTACGACTCCTTATGCAGTCAGAGCCACCACGACACCATGTCTCAAGAGGCAGAAAATATCATTCAGCAAGCAAAACCAATGGAGTTGTCAAGGGAGGCATGTTCGTTCAATCCAAAATTAAGGATCAATGGTAACTATGTGGACGAACATATAGTATCATATTATGATTTTCTTGGAAAACAAACATGGGAAGGTCCGGTGATGGTTCATTTTAGACGATTGCAGTTGTCGCTGAAGAAAATGCTGAAAAATGTTGAAAGGAGCAAGGTGCTGATCATTGCAAGCGCAACTCAAAAGGAAGGGAAGAGTACCATAGCGCTGAATACTGCAATCACATTATGCAGCAACAATAATAAAATAGTCATCATTGACTGTGATCTTCGAAAACCTTCGATCAACAGATTGCTTGGATTTAATCCAGACAAGGGTGTTTCTGATTATCTTCTTGAAGACCTTGAGCTGGAAGAGTGTTCTGCGAGTGGGCTAATGCCGGGACTAACCATAATCCCGGCAGGTAACAGGCAGGTGAATGTCTGTGAGCTGCTGGCTTCAGATAAGATGGGACGTTTTATCTCTGATTTGAGAGAGCAGTTTGATTATGTGATTCTTGATACTCCACCAGTCCTTGCTTTTCCTGATACTGCTATCTTGGCTCCTCTATCAGACGGAATTGTTTTTGTTGTTAATCACAAAACAACTAAGAAGAACCTTGCAAAACGAGCAATTGAAACTCTCCATGGATGCAGGGTAATTGGCTGCGTAATGAACAGAAGTGAGATATCAGTCTCTGAATATTATGGGTACGGTTATGAATATGGAAGTAGTTCCTGA
- a CDS encoding Wzz/FepE/Etk N-terminal domain-containing protein yields the protein MEEKKTPFDYHKFMQLLLRKKWLLIIPTILFCSGAVFFAYQKPEVYESKCVLIVENSKVLSNVLSERNVQLDAGQLLQAVRERMLGWQSVTKVVKDVGLVDGLETDDMGALEKVYRTILKKINLRTKSHDFIEISYCGTNPEINFGVVNGLVSNFMEQSLKSSRSEARDTLEFIEEDLERLKGVLDNSERKFRMFEEEHINDLPGNENSVLPKFYTAKSELAGVNSDIVAIEEKLKFLENRKSAENEKITGEIIQIPNPKVEELNEQITNLEIEITMLQSKYYDEHPRIVQKQNELTYLKKLLQEESKVVVTEEKIVNNPRYESMVEKDFNLRLELSSLKSHRKEIEHTLDNFRPSVENIPELKQKLFELQMDYEINKKLYEQRLMQKSKAELVQEMSLDSKSNPFNIVEPARISYEPLKGHKIKIIVMGTILGIGLGVGLIFGLEQIDTRFKSIEEMQEYLNIPAVGMIPTIVIQSDMSRKIERARF from the coding sequence ATGGAAGAAAAAAAAACACCATTTGATTATCATAAATTTATGCAGCTGCTTTTAAGGAAAAAGTGGTTATTGATTATCCCGACTATCCTGTTTTGTTCAGGAGCGGTCTTTTTTGCGTATCAGAAACCAGAAGTTTATGAGTCAAAGTGTGTGCTTATAGTAGAAAATTCTAAGGTATTGAGTAATGTATTATCTGAGCGGAATGTACAATTGGATGCCGGTCAGTTACTCCAGGCAGTGAGAGAAAGAATGCTTGGCTGGCAATCAGTAACGAAAGTTGTTAAGGACGTGGGACTTGTTGATGGATTAGAGACTGATGATATGGGTGCGTTGGAAAAAGTCTACCGCACAATTCTCAAGAAAATAAACCTGCGTACAAAAAGTCATGATTTTATAGAGATCTCTTATTGTGGAACAAATCCTGAAATAAATTTTGGAGTAGTAAACGGATTGGTTTCAAACTTCATGGAACAGAGTTTGAAATCTTCAAGAAGTGAGGCACGGGATACATTAGAGTTTATCGAGGAAGATTTAGAACGGCTGAAAGGGGTACTCGATAACTCTGAACGGAAGTTTCGGATGTTTGAAGAGGAGCATATTAATGATTTGCCTGGGAATGAAAATAGTGTTTTACCAAAGTTTTATACTGCGAAAAGTGAACTGGCCGGGGTCAATAGCGATATAGTGGCCATTGAAGAGAAATTGAAATTTTTAGAGAATCGAAAATCGGCTGAAAATGAAAAAATAACAGGTGAAATAATTCAAATCCCTAACCCAAAAGTGGAAGAGCTGAATGAGCAGATAACAAACCTGGAAATAGAAATAACAATGTTACAATCAAAGTATTATGATGAACATCCGCGTATTGTACAGAAGCAGAATGAGCTCACCTACTTAAAAAAACTGCTGCAGGAGGAATCGAAAGTGGTTGTTACTGAGGAAAAGATTGTAAACAACCCACGGTATGAAAGCATGGTAGAGAAAGATTTCAATTTAAGGCTTGAGTTGAGTTCTTTGAAGAGTCATCGGAAAGAAATTGAACATACACTGGATAATTTTAGACCATCTGTTGAAAATATACCGGAACTCAAACAGAAACTTTTTGAATTACAGATGGATTATGAAATTAACAAAAAACTCTATGAACAGCGGCTTATGCAAAAATCCAAGGCTGAATTGGTTCAAGAGATGTCACTTGATTCAAAGAGTAATCCCTTTAATATAGTTGAGCCCGCCAGAATTTCTTATGAACCTCTAAAAGGTCATAAGATAAAAATAATTGTGATGGGAACTATCCTGGGAATTGGTCTAGGGGTAGGTCTGATTTTTGGTTTAGAACAGATTGATACAAGATTTAAGAGTATAGAAGAGATGCAGGAATATTTAAATATTCCTGCTGTCGGGATGATACCAACTATCGTTATCCAGTCTGATATGAGCAGGAAGATTGAGAGAGCGCGATTCTGA